Proteins encoded within one genomic window of Leptolyngbya sp. CCY15150:
- a CDS encoding polymer-forming cytoskeletal protein, whose protein sequence is MFGRKKPVGSLTYLSATSEFQGDIHVEGALRVDGIIHGKVDVIGDVEISQTGLIEGPELRAHNITLHGVVKARVVADGRLTLSSTARLEGDVTANSLDIEAGAFYIGHIATTEPNPSKPLPSTAKLPELLGRGD, encoded by the coding sequence ATGTTTGGACGGAAAAAGCCAGTCGGGTCGCTAACCTATCTGAGCGCCACCAGTGAATTCCAAGGCGATATCCATGTGGAAGGGGCTCTACGGGTCGATGGCATCATCCACGGCAAAGTGGATGTGATTGGTGATGTGGAAATTTCTCAAACTGGATTAATTGAAGGGCCAGAACTTCGGGCCCATAACATTACACTCCATGGGGTGGTCAAGGCGAGAGTTGTGGCGGATGGGCGACTTACCCTGAGCAGCACTGCTCGGCTAGAGGGTGATGTGACGGCCAACTCTCTGGACATTGAGGCGGGTGCATTCTATATCGGTCATATTGCTACTACGGAACCGAATCCTTCGAAACCCTTGCCATCAACGGCTAAACTCCCGGAACTTCTAGGGCGAGGGGACTAA